One genomic region from Microcystis panniformis FACHB-1757 encodes:
- a CDS encoding restriction endonuclease: MSDLTSIEKIKLEKLLEMGNGYVLDFSNITFREFVLENLNIDIYDEKYNYSSGSKANRLRGFWKEESNSTVGKLIETLLEYWKTKKSITRKAITTEEENLFNECQKIVERLQGGNTKNPNQDSQRKEEFSSLRSSLLLEFDNFTKLINSEDKKQRGFSLEDLLKRIFSLYEIPTQKSFRRNEGGEQIDGAFKLEGWYYLVECKWTQNLTDIRQLDSLYGKISRSGKQTLGLFLSINGWSKNVCPLLKQNNDKSIILMDGYDLRSVLVEHNNLDLKNLLMKKLECLNLEGEPFYSAHQLLQNTMNNQIV; encoded by the coding sequence ATGTCAGATTTAACAAGCATTGAAAAGATTAAACTAGAGAAATTGCTCGAAATGGGCAATGGTTATGTGCTTGATTTTTCAAACATAACCTTCCGAGAATTCGTCTTAGAAAATTTAAATATCGATATATATGATGAAAAATATAATTATAGTAGTGGCTCAAAAGCAAATCGATTAAGAGGTTTTTGGAAAGAAGAATCTAATTCTACAGTAGGAAAACTGATAGAAACACTTTTGGAATACTGGAAAACAAAAAAGTCAATAACTCGGAAAGCTATCACCACTGAGGAGGAAAATTTATTTAACGAATGTCAAAAAATTGTAGAAAGATTGCAAGGAGGTAATACAAAGAATCCTAATCAGGATTCTCAGAGGAAGGAGGAATTTTCTTCACTTCGATCCAGTCTTCTGCTGGAATTTGATAACTTTACAAAGTTAATAAATTCGGAAGATAAGAAACAGCGAGGATTTTCACTTGAAGACTTGCTAAAACGTATTTTTTCTCTTTATGAGATTCCAACTCAAAAAAGCTTTAGGAGAAATGAGGGTGGAGAACAAATAGACGGCGCATTTAAGCTTGAAGGCTGGTACTATCTAGTTGAATGTAAATGGACTCAAAACTTAACGGATATACGGCAACTTGATAGCCTTTATGGCAAAATCAGCCGCTCTGGTAAACAGACATTGGGATTATTTTTATCGATCAATGGTTGGTCAAAAAATGTATGCCCCTTACTAAAGCAGAATAATGACAAATCTATCATTTTGATGGATGGTTATGACTTACGATCTGTTCTTGTCGAGCATAATAATTTGGACCTGAAAAATTTACTTATGAAAAAGTTGGAATGCTTAAATTTGGAAGGAGAGCCATTTTACAGCGCACATCAACTATTACAAAATACTATGAACAATCAAATTGTGTAG
- a CDS encoding chlorophyll a/b-binding protein, translated as MTARGYTTEEQGRLNNFAVEPKMYVDSSSSLGFTKNAEKLNGRLAMIGFVSLLAIELLTGKGIIAWITSL; from the coding sequence ATGACTGCCCGCGGCTACACCACCGAAGAACAAGGAAGACTGAATAATTTTGCTGTTGAACCGAAAATGTACGTTGATAGTTCTAGCAGTCTCGGTTTTACCAAAAACGCTGAAAAATTGAATGGCAGACTGGCCATGATTGGCTTTGTCTCTCTTTTAGCCATTGAATTGTTAACCGGTAAAGGAATTATTGCTTGGATTACCAGTCTCTAA
- a CDS encoding GtrA family protein — translation MINVLQKSFYKFCSLLSSQQFRRFFIFGLTCNIIYTFSIYLLTEKIKFHYIASVVIALIYTSFLGFCLNKFYTFNTSIKMFFPELIKYYNVMFSGLLINVAWMFILVEVFKLWYMASVVIVSAGLMFYNFFLHKHWSFRGLNKHKKDPKSR, via the coding sequence ATGATTAATGTACTTCAAAAGAGTTTTTACAAATTTTGTTCTTTACTATCTAGTCAACAATTTCGACGATTTTTTATTTTTGGTTTAACCTGTAATATTATTTATACTTTTTCCATATATTTATTAACTGAAAAAATCAAATTTCATTACATTGCATCGGTAGTTATTGCTCTAATTTATACAAGTTTTCTTGGGTTTTGCCTAAATAAGTTTTATACTTTTAATACAAGTATAAAAATGTTTTTCCCAGAATTGATAAAGTACTATAATGTCATGTTTTCTGGCTTATTAATTAACGTGGCTTGGATGTTTATTTTGGTAGAAGTATTTAAACTATGGTACATGGCATCGGTAGTAATTGTGAGTGCAGGTTTAATGTTTTATAATTTTTTCTTGCACAAACACTGGAGTTTTCGTGGTTTAAATAAGCATAAAAAAGACCCTAAGAGCAGATAG
- a CDS encoding ATP-dependent Clp protease ATP-binding subunit, with protein MFERFTEKAIKVIMLAQEEARRLGHNFVGTEQILLGLIGEGTGVAAKVLKSMGVNLKDARVEVEKIIGRGSGFVAVEIPFTPRAKRVLELSLEEARQLGHNYIGTEHLLLGLIREGEGVAARVLENLGVDLSKVRTQVIRMLGETAEVAAGSSSQGRTKTPTLDEFGSNLTQMASEGKLDPVVGRQKEIERVIQILGRRTKNNPVLIGEPGVGKTAIAEGLAQRIANKDIPDILEEKRVVTLDIGLLVAGTKYRGEFEERLKKIMDEIRQAGNVILVIDEVHTLIGAGAAEGAIDAANILKPALARGELQCIGATTLDEYRKHIERDAALERRFQPVMVGEPSVEETIEILYGLRERYEQHHKLKILDEALEAAAKLSDRYISDRFLPDKAIDLIDEAGSRVRLINSQLPPAAKELDKELRQILKQKDDAVRGQDFEKAGELRDREMEIKTQIRNLASTKKGEDGNDEPFVDAEEIAHIVASWTGVPVNKLTETESEKLLHMEDTLHQRLIGQEDAVKAVSRAIRRARVGLKNPNRPIASFIFSGPTGVGKTELTKALAAYFFGSEDAMIRLDMSEYMERHTVSKLIGSPPGYVGYNEGGQLTEAVRRRPYTVVLFDEIEKAHPDVFNMLLQILEDGRLTDAKGRTVDFKNTLLIMTSNIGSKVIEKGGGGLGFEFADNQAEAQYNRIRSLVNEELKQYFRPEFLNRLDEIIVFRQLNKEEVKEIAEILLKDVFKRLTEQNITLSVTDKFKERLIEEGYNPAYGARPLRRAIMRLLEDVLAEEILSGRVSDGDTAMVDIDEEGKVKVISGERRELIAPVIE; from the coding sequence ATGTTTGAAAGATTTACGGAAAAAGCCATTAAAGTAATCATGCTCGCCCAAGAAGAAGCCCGCCGCCTTGGCCATAACTTCGTGGGAACAGAGCAGATTTTACTAGGACTAATTGGAGAGGGAACGGGAGTTGCCGCCAAAGTCCTCAAGTCCATGGGTGTCAATCTCAAAGATGCGCGCGTGGAGGTGGAGAAAATCATCGGTCGCGGTTCCGGATTCGTAGCCGTGGAAATTCCCTTCACCCCCAGAGCCAAACGAGTTTTAGAACTCTCCCTCGAAGAAGCCCGTCAACTGGGCCATAACTATATTGGCACAGAACACCTCCTTTTAGGACTAATTCGCGAAGGGGAAGGTGTGGCCGCTAGGGTTCTGGAAAATCTCGGGGTGGATCTCTCAAAAGTTCGCACCCAGGTGATCAGAATGTTAGGGGAAACCGCCGAAGTGGCCGCCGGTTCATCTTCCCAAGGTCGCACTAAAACCCCCACTCTTGATGAATTCGGTTCCAATCTCACCCAAATGGCCAGCGAGGGTAAACTCGATCCCGTGGTCGGCCGACAAAAGGAAATCGAGCGCGTTATCCAAATTCTCGGTCGTCGTACCAAAAATAACCCAGTCCTGATCGGGGAACCGGGGGTAGGTAAAACAGCGATCGCAGAAGGATTGGCCCAACGCATCGCTAACAAGGATATTCCCGACATTCTCGAAGAAAAACGGGTTGTCACCCTCGATATCGGCTTGTTAGTGGCGGGAACCAAGTATCGCGGCGAATTTGAGGAACGCCTCAAAAAAATCATGGACGAAATTCGCCAAGCGGGTAACGTCATCCTTGTGATCGATGAGGTTCACACTCTCATCGGTGCTGGGGCTGCCGAAGGGGCGATCGATGCGGCCAATATTCTCAAACCGGCTTTGGCCCGGGGAGAACTGCAATGTATCGGGGCGACGACCTTGGATGAGTATCGCAAACATATCGAACGGGATGCGGCTCTAGAAAGACGTTTTCAACCGGTTATGGTCGGTGAACCCTCCGTAGAAGAAACGATCGAAATTCTCTACGGTCTCCGGGAACGCTACGAACAGCACCACAAATTAAAAATCTTAGACGAAGCACTAGAAGCGGCGGCGAAATTGTCCGATCGCTACATTAGCGATCGCTTCTTACCGGACAAAGCGATCGATTTAATCGATGAAGCTGGTTCGAGAGTGCGCTTGATTAATTCCCAATTGCCCCCAGCAGCCAAGGAATTAGATAAAGAACTGCGGCAAATTCTCAAACAAAAAGATGATGCGGTGCGCGGTCAAGACTTCGAGAAAGCCGGGGAATTGCGCGATCGGGAAATGGAAATCAAAACCCAGATCCGGAATCTCGCTTCCACCAAAAAAGGCGAAGATGGCAACGATGAACCCTTTGTGGATGCCGAGGAAATCGCTCACATCGTCGCTTCTTGGACTGGGGTTCCCGTCAACAAACTGACCGAAACCGAATCCGAGAAACTGCTGCACATGGAAGATACCCTGCATCAGCGTCTCATCGGTCAAGAGGACGCAGTAAAAGCGGTGTCCCGCGCCATTCGTCGCGCTCGCGTCGGTCTAAAAAATCCCAACCGTCCCATTGCTTCCTTTATCTTCTCCGGTCCGACGGGGGTAGGTAAAACCGAGTTAACTAAAGCTCTGGCCGCTTATTTCTTTGGTTCCGAAGATGCGATGATCCGTCTCGATATGTCGGAATACATGGAACGGCACACGGTTTCTAAGTTAATCGGTTCGCCTCCGGGTTACGTTGGTTACAACGAAGGGGGACAATTAACGGAAGCGGTGCGTCGTCGTCCTTATACGGTGGTGCTATTCGACGAAATCGAAAAAGCTCACCCCGATGTCTTCAATATGCTTCTGCAAATCCTTGAAGATGGACGTTTGACCGATGCCAAAGGTCGCACGGTGGACTTTAAAAATACCCTGTTGATCATGACCTCGAACATCGGTTCTAAAGTGATCGAGAAGGGTGGCGGTGGTTTAGGTTTCGAGTTTGCCGATAATCAAGCCGAGGCCCAGTATAATCGCATTCGATCGCTGGTTAATGAGGAATTAAAACAGTATTTCCGCCCTGAATTCCTCAACCGTCTTGATGAGATTATTGTCTTCCGTCAACTCAATAAGGAAGAAGTCAAGGAAATCGCCGAAATCCTGCTCAAGGATGTGTTTAAACGTCTGACAGAACAAAATATTACTTTGTCTGTCACCGATAAGTTTAAAGAACGCTTGATCGAGGAGGGTTATAATCCGGCCTACGGCGCTCGTCCCTTACGTCGTGCGATTATGCGTCTGTTGGAAGATGTTCTGGCTGAGGAAATTCTCTCCGGACGGGTTTCTGATGGGGATACGGCCATGGTCGATATCGATGAGGAAGGTAAGGTGAAAGTAATTTCGGGGGAAAGACGTGAGTTAATCGCTCCCGTGATTGAATAA
- a CDS encoding Hfq-related RNA-binding protein, whose translation MSQFDPGLPSIKQVQSYIQEKREVEIKLSTDDLLVGRILWQDANCLYLVDHYDKPTLIWQQSLVYLRPKA comes from the coding sequence ATGTCTCAATTTGATCCTGGTCTGCCGAGTATTAAACAAGTACAGAGCTATATTCAAGAGAAACGGGAAGTAGAAATTAAGTTAAGCACCGATGATCTGCTCGTTGGTCGCATCCTTTGGCAAGATGCTAACTGTCTATACCTAGTCGATCACTACGATAAACCCACTTTAATTTGGCAACAGTCTCTAGTTTATTTAAGACCTAAAGCCTAG
- a CDS encoding AIPR family protein — protein sequence MNINISIIDQRLVSVSKDIRQKASEELRITDEGRLKSLAFVYLCVKTILDLDGDDVFDCLTEGGGDFGVDAIHISEEYDGEFTVSLFQAKYKNNLEGNSNFPEEGIKSLINAINYLFNPAAKLEHINQRLLVKVEEARSLIRDGYIPQVRIIACNNGLKWNLSAQEAIDRAEFGDQVTWEYVNHERLVKILQASKPVKDTLQLSGKAIVEDMEFSRVLLGRISVTEIATLIERHGERLLERNIRRYLGLQGNRVNEGIRHTLTSDEKNNFYFYNNGVTLICDSFSYNALQDGDYKVRVENLQIINGGQTCMTIFKTLREPDLINKNAQAFVLLRLYQLPRENEGLVQRITYATNSQNPVDLKDLRANDEHQKILEKDIEQLGFNYRPKRSNTPTRSADITSGVAAEAVLSVWRRKPHQAKFFSREHFGKLYDTIFTDQLNGAQIVIAVQLYRIAENRRKRPESTDPDFVRYASCFIAMQMGQKLLADMKVQMKDISHQNFQSAQMLIDQNGESYFNASLQDIKQALQDLYGEQEISLQQLSATFRRGDLISRLQ from the coding sequence ATGAATATTAATATATCCATCATCGACCAACGCTTAGTATCAGTTAGCAAAGACATTCGTCAAAAAGCTTCTGAAGAACTACGAATCACAGATGAAGGCCGGCTTAAGTCTTTGGCTTTTGTATATCTGTGCGTTAAAACCATTTTAGATTTAGATGGAGATGATGTTTTTGATTGCTTAACAGAAGGAGGTGGTGACTTTGGAGTAGATGCTATACATATCTCAGAAGAATATGACGGTGAATTTACAGTTAGTTTATTTCAGGCAAAATATAAGAACAACCTAGAAGGAAACTCTAACTTTCCTGAAGAAGGTATAAAAAGTTTAATAAACGCAATTAATTACTTATTTAATCCAGCAGCCAAACTAGAACATATTAATCAACGACTGCTTGTGAAAGTGGAAGAAGCTCGTAGCCTAATCCGGGATGGCTATATTCCCCAAGTTCGGATAATAGCTTGCAACAATGGGCTGAAATGGAATTTATCTGCTCAAGAGGCTATTGATCGTGCTGAGTTTGGAGATCAGGTGACATGGGAATATGTTAATCACGAGCGTTTAGTCAAAATTCTTCAAGCTTCTAAACCCGTAAAAGATACTTTGCAGCTAAGTGGCAAAGCTATTGTGGAAGATATGGAGTTTAGCCGAGTACTGTTGGGTAGAATTTCGGTGACAGAAATTGCCACACTTATAGAGCGACATGGAGAACGTTTATTAGAGCGCAATATTCGTCGCTACTTGGGTTTACAAGGAAATCGCGTAAATGAGGGTATCCGTCATACTTTAACTAGCGATGAAAAAAACAATTTTTACTTTTATAATAACGGGGTCACGTTGATTTGTGATAGTTTCTCATACAACGCATTGCAAGATGGCGATTACAAAGTGCGTGTTGAGAATTTACAAATCATTAACGGTGGTCAAACGTGTATGACCATATTTAAAACCTTGCGAGAACCAGATTTAATTAATAAAAATGCCCAAGCTTTTGTTCTTTTAAGACTCTATCAATTGCCTCGTGAAAATGAAGGTTTAGTTCAAAGAATTACCTACGCAACCAATAGCCAAAATCCAGTAGACCTCAAAGATTTACGTGCTAATGATGAGCACCAGAAAATATTGGAAAAGGATATTGAGCAATTAGGATTTAACTACAGGCCTAAACGTTCCAATACTCCTACTCGCTCTGCTGATATTACTTCAGGAGTAGCTGCTGAGGCAGTATTATCCGTTTGGCGAAGAAAACCTCATCAAGCAAAGTTTTTCTCTCGTGAACATTTTGGGAAACTGTATGATACAATCTTTACTGATCAATTAAATGGAGCGCAAATCGTAATAGCTGTTCAGCTTTACAGAATTGCAGAAAACCGCCGCAAAAGACCTGAGTCTACTGACCCAGATTTTGTCCGCTATGCTTCATGCTTTATTGCAATGCAGATGGGACAAAAACTTTTGGCTGATATGAAAGTTCAGATGAAAGACATTAGTCATCAAAATTTTCAATCAGCCCAAATGCTTATTGATCAAAATGGGGAGAGTTACTTTAATGCTTCATTACAGGATATTAAACAGGCACTTCAGGATCTTTATGGAGAACAAGAGATTTCCTTGCAGCAGCTATCTGCAACATTTCGACGTGGTGATTTAATAAGTAGACTTCAATGA
- a CDS encoding type II toxin-antitoxin system RelE/ParE family toxin codes for MKYVLVFRPEVRDDLSDAYDWYESQQAGLGDEFIDCVDDLLNQIGMMPESYAIVYLDIRRAVIRRFPYAVYYRVISSRVVVTAIFHGRRDPKSWRSRT; via the coding sequence ATGAAGTATGTACTGGTATTTCGTCCAGAAGTCCGTGACGACCTCAGCGATGCCTATGATTGGTATGAGAGTCAACAAGCTGGTTTGGGTGATGAATTTATTGATTGTGTAGATGACTTACTCAATCAGATCGGCATGATGCCAGAGTCTTATGCAATCGTTTATCTGGACATTCGACGAGCAGTCATCAGACGATTCCCATATGCTGTCTACTATCGAGTGATTTCAAGTCGGGTCGTTGTGACCGCAATTTTTCATGGTCGGCGTGATCCAAAGTCATGGCGATCGCGAACCTAA
- a CDS encoding glycosyltransferase family 39 protein, with product MKTVTKLALIALLWITIINPANVPPDTDVRLRMAHALWTGTEEVSLPPNYRPSSRLDHVGVLGVDGKRYEHYDMGQSLLMLPADWIGTQLSKVFPSIKPYLLREFAVSFLVVIPLNVLVVLSCYWLLRLFDFQEKIAASASLIWLLGTTVLHYAQTFQQNNPVLLCVILGYACALAYIKTNKVPYVFLSGLAIGAAIIIRSTTIIYALTVFGFLISCLIYKNFKLNQIFKTAILWNFGLFPFFFMSRLFNYLRFGDFWTTGTSLLMEQIHNGAIFSGLPEFPPNYPLIHPPYVGILGVLFSPAKSIFIYDPFLLPCLVLGIILFNKLTPYIRIYFISSIFALVFHIILTSKLDFWHGDGSWAARYHVTSVQLLLLPLIALLILEMLSVNRLKRWLISSLVVLSILVQFTSLVFDPSVNSGVVIFAEPKSFLRFRLAERIDSVSCLIGLSRSQSCLTEEKYSKSALAGRKYSKSDLASRVYFWPLKSNKAQGLLWKIWGFLLITALISTLLFLVIG from the coding sequence ATGAAAACAGTCACAAAATTAGCTCTTATTGCCCTACTCTGGATAACAATAATCAATCCTGCCAACGTACCTCCAGATACCGATGTTAGGCTAAGAATGGCCCATGCCCTGTGGACGGGAACTGAAGAAGTTTCTTTACCCCCAAATTATCGTCCTTCCTCTCGATTAGACCATGTTGGTGTTTTAGGAGTAGATGGAAAACGATATGAACATTATGATATGGGACAATCTTTATTAATGTTGCCCGCAGATTGGATTGGCACTCAACTCTCTAAAGTTTTTCCTAGTATTAAGCCTTACTTATTACGAGAATTTGCGGTTAGTTTTCTTGTAGTTATACCCCTAAATGTATTAGTTGTTCTCTCTTGTTATTGGTTACTTAGACTATTTGATTTTCAGGAGAAAATTGCGGCATCTGCCAGCTTGATTTGGTTGCTAGGTACTACCGTTCTCCACTATGCACAAACTTTTCAACAAAATAATCCAGTCCTACTTTGTGTGATTTTAGGTTATGCTTGTGCTTTGGCTTATATTAAAACTAACAAAGTACCCTATGTTTTTTTGAGTGGATTGGCAATCGGAGCGGCTATTATCATTCGCTCGACAACTATCATTTATGCTCTCACAGTTTTTGGTTTTCTAATTAGCTGTCTAATTTATAAAAATTTCAAGCTGAATCAAATCTTTAAGACGGCCATACTCTGGAACTTCGGCTTATTTCCCTTCTTTTTTATGAGTAGATTATTTAATTACTTACGCTTTGGGGATTTTTGGACAACGGGAACATCCTTACTCATGGAGCAAATCCACAATGGAGCAATCTTTTCAGGGTTGCCAGAATTCCCCCCTAATTATCCTCTCATACACCCTCCCTACGTTGGTATTCTTGGCGTTCTCTTCTCGCCAGCTAAAAGTATATTTATTTACGACCCCTTTCTTTTACCGTGTTTAGTATTGGGGATTATTTTATTTAACAAATTAACACCTTATATACGAATATATTTTATTTCCTCAATTTTTGCACTTGTCTTTCATATTATCTTAACCAGCAAACTGGATTTCTGGCATGGAGATGGTTCTTGGGCTGCTCGTTATCACGTTACCTCAGTTCAGCTACTACTTCTCCCCTTAATAGCTTTGCTAATCTTAGAGATGTTATCGGTTAATCGGCTCAAACGATGGTTAATTAGCAGCTTGGTTGTTCTTTCCATTTTGGTTCAATTTACTTCTCTTGTCTTTGACCCTAGTGTAAATAGTGGTGTGGTCATCTTTGCAGAACCAAAAAGTTTTTTGAGGTTTCGTTTAGCTGAACGTATCGACAGTGTTAGTTGTTTAATTGGTCTTTCTCGATCCCAAAGTTGCTTAACTGAGGAAAAGTACAGTAAGTCCGCTCTCGCCGGTAGAAAGTACAGTAAGTCGGATCTCGCCAGTAGGGTGTATTTCTGGCCCCTTAAATCCAACAAAGCGCAAGGATTGCTCTGGAAAATTTGGGGATTCCTCTTGATCACAGCTTTGATCAGCACTCTACTTTTCCTAGTGATTGGGTAG
- a CDS encoding addiction module protein: MDIAATLNEITTLSVEDRILLVQAIWESIAVEQVYPDLTEAQKHELDQRIEGHNNDPDNVLTWEEMKASVRKQA, from the coding sequence ATGGATATCGCGGCTACACTAAATGAAATTACAACTTTAAGTGTTGAGGATAGAATCCTTCTGGTTCAAGCGATTTGGGAAAGTATTGCAGTCGAACAGGTGTATCCTGATTTAACCGAGGCGCAAAAACACGAACTCGATCAGCGGATTGAGGGTCATAATAATGATCCCGATAACGTCCTCACCTGGGAAGAGATGAAAGCATCAGTCAGAAAGCAAGCATGA
- the dapF gene encoding diaminopimelate epimerase, whose protein sequence is MKIPFTKYQGLGNDFILIDNRHSPEPLITAEMAVAMCDRHFGIGADGVIFALPGQAATDYTMRIFNSDGSEPEMCGNGIRCLAQFIARLEANNTIGRTYRIHTLAGTIIPRLEANEQVTVDMGPPQLLGSEIPTTLVKGSEKVLAVPLEVEGKDWLVTCVSMGNPHCVTFVDDLTSIPLETIGPKFEHHPVFPQRTNVEFVEVIAPDYMKMRVWERGAGITLACGTGACAVVVAALLTGKCDRRCTVELPGGCLQIHWSQTDNRVYMTGPAKAVFEGIYGI, encoded by the coding sequence ATGAAAATCCCCTTTACCAAATATCAAGGCCTGGGCAATGATTTTATTTTGATAGATAACCGTCACAGTCCCGAACCCCTGATCACAGCGGAAATGGCCGTGGCTATGTGCGATCGACATTTTGGCATCGGTGCCGATGGCGTGATTTTTGCGCTTCCCGGCCAAGCAGCAACCGACTATACCATGAGAATTTTCAACTCTGATGGTTCGGAACCGGAAATGTGTGGTAACGGTATTCGCTGTCTAGCCCAATTTATCGCCCGTTTAGAGGCTAACAACACCATTGGCCGCACCTATCGCATTCATACTCTAGCAGGAACGATAATTCCCCGTTTAGAAGCCAATGAACAGGTAACGGTCGATATGGGACCGCCGCAACTCCTAGGCAGTGAAATCCCCACCACTTTAGTCAAGGGGTCTGAAAAAGTCCTCGCGGTTCCCCTAGAGGTGGAGGGCAAAGATTGGTTAGTTACTTGCGTTAGTATGGGTAATCCCCACTGTGTCACTTTTGTCGATGATCTGACCTCTATTCCCCTAGAAACTATCGGGCCAAAATTTGAGCATCATCCAGTTTTTCCCCAACGGACTAATGTGGAGTTCGTGGAGGTAATCGCACCGGATTATATGAAGATGCGTGTCTGGGAAAGAGGAGCGGGAATTACTCTCGCTTGCGGCACTGGTGCTTGTGCTGTGGTGGTGGCAGCCCTGTTGACGGGCAAATGCGATCGCCGTTGTACCGTGGAACTCCCCGGTGGTTGTCTTCAGATTCACTGGTCTCAAACCGATAACCGGGTTTACATGACAGGTCCTGCTAAAGCTGTTTTTGAGGGCATTTATGGTATCTAA
- a CDS encoding glycosyltransferase family 2 protein, whose product MLENQVRADAASKEQIPTLELSIIMPCLNEAETLATCIGKARDYLEQHKIAGEVLIADNGSSDGSQEIATNSGARVVPIPERGYGSALRGGIAAAKGQYIIMGDADDSYDFTNLSPFLEKLRQGYDLVMGNRFQGGIKPGAMPVLHKYLGNPVLTWLGRLFFGSPCGDFHCGLRGFSKQAIEQLNLRTTGMEFASEMVVKASLYGLKITEVPTTLSPDGRSRPPHLKTWRDGWRHLRFLLMYSPRWLFLYPGLALMFLGFVATIWFMTQPRVHTLLYSATALIIGFQIVSFAIFTKAFAISEGLLPEDRKLRRFLRYINLEVGLIIGVILLVLGMGGSLYALYTWNARLYGALDPAVTMRIVIPSVTALALGVQVVFSSFFLSVLGLKRR is encoded by the coding sequence ATGCTGGAAAATCAGGTCAGGGCAGATGCCGCCTCTAAGGAGCAGATACCTACTCTAGAATTATCGATCATCATGCCCTGTCTCAACGAGGCGGAAACCCTGGCCACCTGTATCGGCAAAGCACGAGATTATCTGGAACAACACAAAATTGCGGGAGAGGTGCTAATCGCCGATAATGGCAGTAGCGACGGTTCCCAAGAAATTGCCACTAATTCAGGGGCGCGGGTGGTTCCCATCCCGGAAAGGGGTTATGGTAGCGCCCTGCGGGGGGGTATCGCCGCCGCCAAAGGTCAATACATTATTATGGGGGATGCCGATGATAGCTATGACTTTACCAATCTCTCGCCTTTCCTAGAAAAATTGCGACAGGGTTATGATTTGGTGATGGGCAATCGTTTTCAGGGGGGAATTAAACCCGGGGCGATGCCGGTATTGCATAAGTATCTGGGCAATCCTGTCTTGACTTGGTTAGGACGGTTATTTTTTGGCAGCCCCTGTGGTGATTTTCACTGTGGATTGCGCGGGTTTAGTAAACAGGCGATCGAACAATTGAACCTACGCACCACTGGCATGGAATTCGCCAGCGAGATGGTGGTGAAAGCATCCCTCTACGGTCTGAAAATTACCGAAGTACCAACCACTTTATCCCCTGACGGTCGCAGTCGTCCCCCCCACCTAAAAACTTGGCGCGATGGCTGGCGACATCTCCGATTTCTGTTAATGTATAGTCCTCGCTGGTTGTTTCTCTACCCCGGACTGGCTTTAATGTTTCTGGGATTTGTGGCGACGATTTGGTTTATGACCCAACCGAGAGTTCACACCCTTCTCTATTCAGCCACAGCTTTGATTATTGGCTTTCAAATCGTCAGTTTTGCCATCTTCACAAAAGCTTTTGCTATCAGCGAGGGTTTATTACCGGAAGACCGAAAATTAAGACGATTTTTGCGTTATATTAATCTGGAGGTGGGATTGATCATTGGCGTAATTTTATTGGTACTAGGTATGGGGGGTTCACTGTATGCTTTATATACTTGGAATGCTCGACTTTATGGGGCTTTAGATCCAGCCGTGACCATGCGGATTGTCATTCCTTCCGTAACCGCTCTAGCGTTGGGAGTACAGGTGGTTTTTTCCAGTTTCTTTTTAAGTGTTTTGGGATTGAAACGAAGATAA
- a CDS encoding DUF29 domain-containing protein: MPTTYDCDLILWARDTAQLLREQRWDAIDWEHLIEEIEDLGKSERSAIGSQMERILLHLLKWQYQPQRRSDSWLDSINDGRSQIRRKLEDSPSLRGYPAQILDKEYTRARREAARQTGLILSIFPEFCPYTIAQVIEDWWPQ, translated from the coding sequence ATGCCAACCACCTACGATTGCGATTTAATTCTCTGGGCCCGGGATACGGCTCAACTTTTGCGGGAACAACGCTGGGATGCCATTGACTGGGAGCATTTAATCGAGGAAATCGAGGATTTGGGGAAAAGTGAACGCAGTGCGATTGGTTCTCAAATGGAGCGAATTTTGCTTCATCTGCTCAAGTGGCAATATCAACCCCAACGGCGCTCCGATAGTTGGCTGGATTCCATCAATGATGGGCGATCGCAAATTCGTCGCAAATTAGAGGATAGTCCCAGTCTACGCGGTTATCCCGCGCAAATTTTGGATAAGGAATACACCAGAGCGCGTCGAGAAGCCGCCAGACAAACGGGTTTAATCCTTAGCATTTTTCCGGAGTTTTGTCCCTATACTATCGCGCAGGTGATCGAAGATTGGTGGCCCCAGTGA